In the Polyangiaceae bacterium genome, one interval contains:
- a CDS encoding radical SAM protein translates to MSGVTPPYPLEGVASWNMNTTCNYRCSYCTQRFLEDRATWARQLPAFVDAFLALPGDWEIKLSGGEPFRHPDFLVAVENLARGGRRVSVVTNFSAELPELLEFARLTAGRPGLISASLHLEYVSADAFLQRARQVAAEHRGGFCVTCVATRENLPRLTELRERFENAGLAFKVQPEKQDRDVIDYTPAEREQLLQLGGHNGTGRIDPNFEGMPCWAGSRYFIVDHRGNAFRCYPARRYRKESLGNLLDGSFRLTPGATACGYSYCNCTVPQQRGMVAGVSDGLFPSPTQEASDVGRTNEA, encoded by the coding sequence ATGAGCGGCGTCACACCGCCCTACCCGCTCGAAGGCGTCGCGTCGTGGAACATGAACACGACCTGCAACTACCGCTGCAGCTACTGCACTCAACGTTTTTTGGAGGACCGCGCGACCTGGGCTCGACAACTACCAGCCTTCGTCGACGCATTCCTCGCGTTGCCCGGCGACTGGGAAATCAAGCTCTCGGGCGGTGAGCCCTTCCGACACCCCGACTTCTTGGTCGCCGTGGAGAACCTGGCTCGCGGCGGCCGCCGCGTCAGCGTCGTCACCAATTTCTCGGCGGAGCTGCCCGAGTTGCTCGAGTTCGCGCGCCTGACCGCGGGGCGCCCCGGGCTCATCTCGGCGTCCCTTCATCTGGAGTACGTGAGCGCCGACGCCTTTCTGCAGCGCGCGCGCCAAGTCGCGGCCGAGCATCGCGGCGGCTTTTGCGTGACCTGCGTCGCGACGCGCGAGAACCTGCCGCGGCTCACCGAGCTCCGCGAGCGCTTCGAGAACGCGGGCCTTGCCTTCAAGGTGCAGCCGGAAAAGCAAGATCGCGACGTCATCGACTACACCCCCGCGGAGCGCGAACAGCTCCTGCAACTCGGCGGGCACAACGGCACGGGCCGCATCGATCCCAACTTCGAAGGGATGCCCTGTTGGGCCGGCAGCCGCTATTTCATCGTCGACCATCGCGGCAACGCCTTTCGCTGCTATCCCGCGCGGCGCTACCGCAAAGAGTCCCTCGGCAATCTGCTCGACGGCAGTTTTCGCCTGACCCCGGGCGCCACCGCCTGCGGCTATTCCTATTGCAACTGTACGGTGCCGCAGCAGCGCGGCATGGTCGCTGGCGTCAGCGACGGACTTTTCCCCTCACCCACCCAGGAGGCGAGCGATGTTGGCCGGACGAATGAAGCGTAA
- a CDS encoding radical SAM protein — MKLRERVLQGIAAGKPGTGPLTVHVDVTNACNAACITCWDHSPLLTQPRSAQWKRMRMEGAVFRRLIEELDALGSLQAVILSGMGDPLVHPEIYDFARVVKDRGKHLTLLTNLVAADIERLALSQVDQLLVGVHGASARSYLAFHPGFTEKHFNELCRYLRVLAQVGTTMRFVNVIDKDNAHELCDMVRFGKEFGAARVNFKLASLYAGTEACSVDADQLRTLANESISEAHALAERLGVQTNLDLFEQQVAAAQGSPRATTPIADVGCYMGHVYTRITVEGDVLYCCNTQVRVGHLDDAPFAELWQGAAWQALRKRLALGQYFPGCDKCGKFEQNVKWSERVRAAGIDAAPAPRDEPVRLRVVS; from the coding sequence ATGAAGCTTCGTGAGCGCGTGCTGCAGGGCATCGCCGCAGGCAAGCCCGGCACCGGCCCGCTGACGGTGCACGTGGACGTGACCAACGCCTGCAACGCCGCGTGCATCACCTGCTGGGACCATTCGCCTTTGCTGACGCAGCCGCGCTCCGCACAGTGGAAGCGCATGCGCATGGAAGGCGCGGTGTTCCGTCGTTTGATCGAAGAGCTGGACGCCCTGGGCTCGCTGCAGGCCGTCATTCTCTCGGGCATGGGCGACCCACTGGTGCACCCGGAGATCTACGACTTCGCGCGCGTGGTCAAAGACCGCGGCAAACATCTCACCCTGCTCACGAACCTGGTGGCGGCGGACATCGAGCGCCTGGCCCTGTCCCAGGTGGACCAACTACTGGTCGGGGTGCACGGCGCCAGCGCGCGCAGCTACCTCGCCTTCCACCCCGGATTCACCGAAAAACACTTCAACGAGCTGTGTCGCTATTTGCGCGTGCTCGCCCAAGTGGGCACCACCATGCGCTTCGTGAACGTCATCGACAAGGACAACGCTCACGAACTCTGTGACATGGTGCGCTTCGGCAAGGAGTTCGGCGCCGCGCGCGTGAACTTCAAACTGGCGAGCTTGTACGCGGGAACCGAAGCTTGCTCCGTGGACGCGGACCAACTGCGCACCCTGGCCAACGAGTCCATCTCCGAAGCTCACGCCCTTGCCGAGCGCCTTGGCGTGCAGACCAATCTGGATCTCTTCGAGCAGCAGGTCGCCGCCGCCCAGGGCAGTCCTCGCGCCACGACGCCCATCGCGGACGTCGGATGCTACATGGGCCACGTCTACACCCGCATCACCGTCGAAGGCGATGTGCTGTACTGCTGCAACACCCAGGTGCGAGTCGGGCACCTGGACGACGCGCCCTTCGCCGAGTTGTGGCAAGGCGCCGCTTGGCAGGCTTTGCGCAAACGCCTGGCGCTGGGCCAGTACTTTCCCGGTTGTGACAAGTGCGGGAAGTTCGAGCAGAACGTGAAATGGTCCGAGCGCGTCCGCGCCGCCGGTATCGACGCCGCGCCGGCGCCCCGCGACGAACCCGTGCGCCTGCGGGTGGTGTCATGA
- a CDS encoding aldo/keto reductase, protein MLRYRLLGKSGLRVSELCLGTMSFGEQWGFGANEVESHAVLDAYAEAGGNFLDTANKYHGGQTEEILGRWLQSRRSQMVLATKYTLSMDAQNPNASGNHRRNLVSSVEASLKRLGTDSIDLLWVHAWDDYTPYEETMRALDDMVRSGKVLYVGISDAPAWIVSASNVLAELRGWSAFVGLQIEYSLLQRDPERDLLPMAEHFGLSVLCWGPLGAGVLTGKYTRAGAENDSLRKQGNEQRGRTSERSLEVARAVDAVADELGVTSAQVACAWVAQHGYGFIPIVGARKVSQIQDCIGGASVRLNEAQLAKLGEVSRIELGFPHDFLAASGVRDLVRSEVRSRIDGRPGQR, encoded by the coding sequence ATGCTGCGTTATCGATTGTTGGGCAAGAGCGGGCTGCGAGTGTCGGAGCTGTGTCTGGGCACGATGAGCTTCGGGGAGCAGTGGGGCTTCGGTGCCAATGAAGTAGAAAGCCACGCCGTGCTGGACGCCTACGCCGAGGCGGGTGGCAACTTCTTGGACACCGCCAACAAGTATCACGGCGGTCAGACCGAGGAGATCTTGGGTCGTTGGCTGCAGTCCCGTCGCAGTCAGATGGTGCTCGCGACCAAGTACACCTTGAGCATGGATGCACAGAACCCGAATGCCTCGGGCAACCATCGGCGCAATCTGGTGTCGTCGGTGGAGGCGAGCTTGAAGCGCTTGGGCACCGACAGCATCGACTTGCTCTGGGTTCACGCCTGGGACGACTACACGCCCTACGAAGAGACGATGCGCGCCCTGGACGACATGGTGCGGAGCGGCAAGGTGCTGTATGTGGGCATCAGCGATGCGCCCGCTTGGATCGTGAGCGCCTCGAACGTCCTGGCGGAGCTGCGCGGTTGGAGCGCGTTCGTGGGTTTGCAGATCGAGTACAGCTTGTTGCAGCGCGACCCGGAGCGAGATCTCTTGCCCATGGCTGAGCATTTCGGGCTCTCGGTGTTGTGCTGGGGGCCCCTGGGCGCCGGCGTGCTCACCGGCAAGTACACACGCGCGGGAGCGGAGAACGACTCCCTGCGCAAACAGGGCAACGAGCAGCGCGGTCGCACCTCCGAGCGCAGCCTCGAGGTAGCGCGAGCAGTCGACGCCGTTGCCGATGAGCTGGGCGTGACGTCGGCGCAAGTTGCCTGCGCCTGGGTGGCGCAGCACGGCTATGGTTTCATCCCCATCGTGGGCGCGCGCAAGGTCTCGCAGATCCAGGACTGCATCGGCGGCGCCAGCGTTCGCTTGAACGAAGCGCAGTTGGCGAAGCTCGGCGAAGTCAGTCGCATCGAGTTGGGCTTTCCCCACGACTTCCTCGCGGCGTCGGGCGTGCGAGATCTGGTGCGCAGCGAGGTGCGCAGTCGGATCGATGGGCGGCCGGGACAGCGATGA